The DNA sequence CAGACAACATCTCTTGAAGTCAGAGCTTAACAGGTGGGACAGTGACATAAAAGGGAAGGCATTAGGCTTCTATAGAAAGAAATAGGGAATCAATATTTAATTATAGGAGGACTGCAATGAAGTTTCATTATTGAAAACATCTCATCAAGTTGATACaatattttttatcaaaaaaaaCTAATAATGAATCTACATGAACCTCCAGACTCAGTGCTCACTAATCCTTTTCCACTAATAAAAACAGACATTTATAAGCTTGAGGTCAAGAGCTAGAAAGATTAGGAAAACATACAAGGAATTAAGATGTCCTTTAACTCCATTTCAGTTACCAAATTGTCCTGACTGTCCAAACAATTTGTGTGAATCTCTCTCTCACACATCAGGTTCCTACGTGAACCAGGATCAGAAAAAGGTTTCAAGAGCTGTGGatggaaagcagaaggaaaatcccTTCTGTTACAATCAGTACAACATTATGTCTTTGTCATTTACTGTTGAAGAGAACAATGAGAACTAATGATCCTTTTTTGTAGAAATGCTTCATGATGACACCAGATGACACTGTATCCCACGTGATATCAGCATTAGCCTGAGGAGGATGAATGAGAGTGCTGTTTTTCCTAATAatagaaaaaaccacaaagccaTACCTGGGACAGACACCTCACAGACATACTGCTGCCTTCCCCCGGGGAAGTGAACCATATTCTCTGGATGCTCTGGATGTTTTACTGTAGCACAAAGCTGTTGTGGGGAGAGAATGCAGGAAACAGTGACATGAATTCTCAGCCAGACCTGTGACAGTTCAGACATCTGGCAGCTGTCCgagggcagctggggctggacaGAGGGTATAAGGAAACAGAGCCAAAAAGATCTAAGGATCTTCAACAAGGAAGCTGAGATGTCACTCATGTCTCTCCAGGGAGCAGGTCAGAGCCCATGATAGGGGTGGGGGAGAGCAAGGGCCAAGCTAGCAGAGGTTTGAGGCACAAACAaagccagctcccagcagctgagcttGGGGAGAAAGGAATGTGAGagatggggaaactgggaaGCAATTAGAGCTCAGGCACTGCAAATGAGCACCCCTTCTTAATAGCACCAATTATTTCAGTCATTGCAGTAAAATGTGAGGAAAGTATTGTCCAAATAGCAACGAGGAGACTGCCCTGACAGAGGGCCTGGGTAGGAGACAGCAACACTCCTGATTAAACAAGGCAGATGAGGTGGCTCAGGGAACAGGTCCAAGGACAGCTGTGAAGGGAACAGCAGGTACCCGTTCTCCACGCCCACGTGGAATGAGCAGATGATGCCAACCCTCAGGATACAAACGTCTCAGTAACAGAAGCTGCCATTTAGAATCAGAGAACATCCTgtcttggaagggacccacaaggattgTCGAGTCCGACTCCTGGCTCTGCATAGgacaaccccaaaattcacctgtgTATTGTCCAAATGAGCTCTGGCAGGCCCACTGATGTCACCCCTTCCCTGTGGGTCACCCCCTTCATGAGCTGCCTCAGAAAGACTGAACACCCTGCCTGCACCTAGCCAGAGATCAGCTCCAGGAGAGGGCAGACATTTATGTCATACCTGCCTCAAGCTTTGCCAGTTCAGGATTTAAAGGGAGGACCCCACCTCAGAAAGCTGGCAAATCTGTTACCTTCTGTATCAGTAACACTGGAGCCACACATGGAAATGAACTGTGCTCCACAGGCAGGTACAAAGGATAGCTGGCAGAAGAGAACAGCAGGATGGAAGATCAGTCCCCAGCATCTCTGAGCTTGCCAATCCAGTGCCTGTGGAAGCAATTTCCACAGCAAgagctgtcctgcagagctctgagcagccacCAGCCAGCAGCACCCTCCTGTGACacattcctgcagctcccaggcagctgctccacTTGAAACCCAGGAGCTGCACTTGCTCCTGCAGCATATGTGGCACATGTGGGCCTGggcatccccaaattccctgaagGGGCATCCCCTCCACCTGATGTGGCCCAGTCTCTCGAGTGCTCCACACTTCCATCCTGAGTTTGTACAAACTGTAAAACTGTGCTCCGTTAGACTGAACTTTGTGACTTCTCAGCAGATCTAGCACCTGAGAGAGAGGGGATGACCACTTCCCAGTGTTTTCCAGAGGCAACCTCTGATCCAGCACCATTAGCATCCAGCATGATGATCCAACAATCATTAAACCCTTCAGAAAAAATCTCAGAACAACTGAGAAAAAGAAGGGAGCTGCACATATAACATAATAACTTAGGCAAACCCCTCTTATTTCCAGCATCAAAGATGCAAAGCCCTTTCTGCCTTGTATTGATCTCTTTCTGCTAACTTGTTGAGCAGGGAGATGGAGCAACCTTGTGCCAGGCTACACTCAACCTGTTGTTTCTTCAACAGGACTTCAGAAACCTAGACGAGCAGTGATCTGTGTAAGAGGCTCCTGTAGCTATCAGTACTTTGGTGCCACTGCCTTTACTTTCACTACTTCCTAGCTTATggttctgctcctgctggagcttttcctcctgttttAGTCAATTCACAGACTGAGATAGTCAGTGATATGAGCAGATGGGCAGAAACAGATTTTGTATGAGGATTACTTACAATTTAGTCCAAGAAAGAACATAGTTAGTGGTCTGGCTCCACTTCACAAGCTGGAAATACAGGGAGATCTGGAAAGATCAAACCATAACAACAAACATAACTGATGGGATCTTTCTGCCCTCCCAATACAGAAGGCATGGATACAATAAGGAGGAACTCTTGGGGTACTGGAAGATATAAGGAAACTCCACAAAGCAGTAAATTTGCATATCTGAGGTAGTTCTGTCCACAAGAACTTGCACATTTGATTCCTGAACTTCATAAACCCCAGGACGACAGGCTGGAGAGTATTGCACAAGTACAATAAAGATTGTGATAAGCAGCTATGAAGATTAGAGGAAGGATATCCAGATCTGAGGCTCGGTTTCCAGTATGGCAAGTGCATTTAAGGAATATGGAATCTGCAAAGAACGTGTACTTTCACagggggaaggagaaaggaatggCAGCACAGAGGCCTCACTGTTTCAGCGAGCAGCGCCCATCCACAGGGACAGATGGGGCTTTCCCACAGAGTGTGAGGACAGGAAAATACGCCTAATTCCTGGCGGTGTGACAGGGACGGGCAGAGGCCCGGGAACAGCGAGGAGATCCCGGCTGGACTGGGCTGGCGGAGCATGCTGGGACATGGAGTCCTCTCTGGGGGAGCCGGCGCGGAGGGGAGTGCGTCGCGCACTACGACTCCCAGGATGCTTTGCGCACCGCGCCGTCTCCTAGGAGACACTGGGATGCTGGCGGGGGGTCCCGCCGGGCCGGAACTACCGCTCCCGTGGTGCCCcgcgcgcgccgccgccgccatggaGCGGCGCGTGGCGGAGCTGCGCGTGGCGGAGCGGCTCCGCAGCACGCTGGGCCCGCTCGGCCTCGAGGCGCACGCCTTCAAGGTAATGACGTCACCGTGGCGTCATCGGAACGACGTCACCGCCGCGGGAGCGCGGGGCAGGGAGCGGGTCCCGGGGCTCGTCAGGGgccgggggtgccgggggtgccgggggtcgctgtccccggctgctgccccgggcCGCTGCCCGCGGAGCCGCCGCGGCCGGCGCGGGTCCATGCACAGCGCGGGGTCCGGTCCGCCCGCCCGGGAGCGCGGGGCAAGGTGACCGCAGCGGCAGCGGCTGCTCCGGGCCTCGGTGCGGACCCCTGACCGGCGGGGTCAGCGAGTTACGTGATGACACACCTGCCCCGGCAGCCGGCACGTTCCTCTAGGCaagtttaaattttaatctAAGTGTGGGAGCACCTCATCCGCTCCGAAATGGCCTCTGACCTCTGTTCCGACCGTGGAAGGGGCAGCAGCCGCTgccactgtccctgctcagctgtAAATGCAGGGGCTCTTTCCTTGCCCGCCCCGGGGCAATCTGCAGTAAATCAATCTGCAACGTCAAATACAAATCAATCCGCAATAAACGTGCCCTGCCCATGGGGAATGTTGTATCTGTCACCTGAAATATGTTCATTTCCTGCTATGATCTTGTTTGCAGAAAAAGTACAAGGCAATGAGGTGGTGAGAGAAGTAATGACAGAAGTGCCTCCAGAATTTGAAAGTTTGATGCTGCTTGCCTAAAACACATCAGCAGAATGTGGGGCAGAGCCCAGATGAAAAGATTTTAGCTACCAGAGGGGAAATCTTTTTAGCCCTGTAGTTCTCCCCAGATTTCATTGTGACACAGCCAACCCTGGTACACTGATTGATGCTCACTGGGAAACCAGCAAAGCTTAGTTTCACATCTCTCTAATTCCTTGTAATATCTCAATTCAGCACCTTAAGAGCCACAAAACTAATTAAGTTTAGAGGTTCATAGAAGAATGTAAACTTTGTAGTGAATctggtttttgttctgtttccagATGGGCAGtctggctgccagtgccagatGCAGAGTCATTGTCAGAGTAATTTCACTGAGTATTTAGAATAACCAGtatgtttcatttaaaaacttAACGTTCCATTACTCAGCATCTCTCTGACTGTTAGACCTGACCTTTGTGGCACCCCCGGAGAGTGGGAGTTGTCATAATCTATGAAAAGACCGAAGTTATTGTGTAGGGCACTAAGAGTGGAATTTGGGCCATTTCCTCGTGCTCTTTGCAGTTGCAGGTCTGAGCCCTGTCCTCCTGGTCATgcttcctgctgccctggcttATCTCTCATTTCTGGACTAGAATAGCCCTGGAATCAAATATCCAAATATGTCATAATCCACGGACTAAATACGCCTAATTCCTGGCGTAATGTTTCTGGGGGGTTTTAGAGCTTCACATTCTTCATTCCACACAAGTGTTTCCTGCAGAAGTAAAACATGCAACTTGTCACACAAAACAGAAGCACCAGTTTATTTCTGGCCCAAGATAAGAGAACAAACAAACCTGTAAAAGGTTTATCTGAACCAAACCATCTGATTTGCGTTGGCAAGACTGATTGCTCATACTTCCTTCTAGGtttctgagcagagctggataAAGGGCAGACTGGGGCTGAATGCTGTGTGTGATTCTTATCTCACAGCTCACAGCACTGCTCCCCCAGACTGAATCCTGGTGTGCAAAACAACTTCGTTTGAAAGGAAAGCCCTGGGTAGGTTGAGTATCTGAATTGCAAATGAAGGGGGCTACAGTTATTTCCActtttttacatttctgcatGTCCACTAGAGTGGTGTCTGTGCTCTAATGGAAATTTGTGTTTCTTTGCCGAAGGTTGGATGGTACAATGCTGTTCTCCAGCCAGCTTTCCACCTCCCCTACCCCGATGACACACTGGCCTTTGTGGTCCTCAGCACACCTTCGATGTTTGACAAAGCCCTTAAGCCTTTTGTGAACAAAGAACGACTAAAAATAATCAGGGATCCTGTGGATCAGTGTGTTTCCCACCATTTATCACGTGTGAAGGAGGTAAGAAGCTGAAATACTGACTCCTTTTAGTGTTGTGGCACATAACCGGGTGGGTTGAACAGCAGACAAagccctgcaggctcctgccctgctctttGGAAGGGTGAAGCATTATTCATGAAGGTGGGAGCATCAACAGGCTTTGGCTGCTTTACTTGCATGTTCTGCCTCTGGATTACATCGTGCAGCTGTGAGGGAGCTCTGCAGGCACAGGTTGAATGCCCACAGCCTCAAACCTGCTGATAGAATTCAGCAGCAGGATGTGGGAGTCTGCAGGCTTCACACGTGCTTGATTTGTTGCCATCCAGCAGTTCTGGAGTGGCAAAGCTTTTTCCAAGAGTTTGGGCTGATGTTTCCAAATTTTCGCAGAAATTCCCTGACCAGAGGGTGGATGTCATGTTTGATTATGAGATGCTGCCGAGCCGTAAGCCCAAGTTCCTGGCACAGACAGCTGCCCATGTTGCTGGAGCTGCATATTACTACCAAAGGAAGGATGTGAAGCTTGATCCCTGGGGGAAAAAGGTAAGGCAGGAACAAAGTCTAGGAGTCACTGAACTGCAACCACTTAATTGTACAATGATTGTTTGCTCACCAGTCACTAGTTCATCTTGCAGGAAACTACAAAGTCCAGAGCACATACAGGTTCATAAAGTGTTTCAGGTGTAAGCTTCCAAGATTCTTCAAAGGAGTAGGGAGATGTGCATGGAGAGAAATATCTTGATCTGTTAAACCTACTTAGGCTGAAGAATAAATGGCAGTGTAAAGGAAAACCTGTTACTTAGAATATTACAAACTGGGGGAAAATACTCTGTGGTTAATTTCTGTAATAGATTTTCAGAAAGGAACCTCTCCCCACATTCCAGAGAAGTGTGTGTGGGCACAGGAAAATGGGAGTGAAGTGCAATGCTTCAAGCCACAAGTTCAGGAAAGTTTTCCCTTCTGCTCTTACACCATTCCAAGAGAAGGTTGGGAGAGTGAGAAGCATCTGATGCTTTGAACTCTGACCTTGATTAGACACAAAATGAGACAACctaggtttttgttttgttttgttttttttgtcttccagaAGATCTTTGGCGTTTGTATCCATCCCAAGTATGGAGGCTGGTTTGCTATCCGGGgtctcctgctcttcccagacATTCAGGTGCCGTTCCTGGAACAGCCCGCCCCTGTTGACTGTGTGAGCACGGAGGAGAAAAGGattgagctgctggagcagttcAATTTCCACTGGCAGGACGGCCGCTACAGGGACATCATCGAAGTGAAGGAAAGGTACTCGGAGGAGCAAAAAGCCTATTTTGCCACTCCTCCAGCCGAGAGATTCCGGCTGCTGGGGCTCTCACAGGAAGCGCAGAGAATCACATTTCACTGAGAAACCGGCTCCGAGGAGGGCAGAGGGCAGCAAAGGGTAACTCATGAGCGCCGGCTTTTCCCGGtgccgaggaggaggaggaggagcaggaggatggtTATGGTGATACAGAGATGGCAAATCCGAGCAGCTTCAATGCAGACATCAGCTTCCCAGAGAGGGGCAGAGCTCCGTGGTCTGGGGGAGGTGGGAGCCGtctgttctgtgctgctgctgctgctctggggtgtCCTTTGGGGAGCCCAGTAAGGTCTCAGCCTTTGCTTGGGAGTAGTTTAAATATCCTGGCAACTTTAAAATCCGTGCTGCTCATTAGAGAAATCACTCTTGTTCCCAATTACTTTCTTTCTGAATattctgtttttattctttgtgagtgtaaaaaacaaaattaattctatCATTGTACTGCTTAGTTTGATTTTGTCTAAACTTGGGGTAGGTACTTCCTTAGATGTAGCCAGCATTTTATTATCCTGTGTCACGATTCTCCCTAGGGAGCAGATGTCCAGTCTTTTCAGTCTTGCCTAGGTCACATTTAAGCATTTATCCATTAATAGAGCATCTGCCTGGAGTATTTGGAAAGTTGCTGGGTTATGTCCATATGAGTGGAGGTTTTACTTGTGTTAAGATAACTGACTGAAAAAGACAATTCCCCTGGCTTTTTCTAAGGTAGACCACATTTGtgttaaaagtatttttcagtgccagcacacagcacacCCCTCACAGTTACTGCCACAGTTTCCTGGTGTGCTTTCTGTTTGGGGAAGATTGTAAACCTGCACACATATAAAAGCCATGGCACAAAGCCTTGTCACATGCACAGGCAAACAAGcacagaagaagggaaaatattaATGACATTCATGTTACTTGTATTGCTGGATAAAACATGTTCAGACAGAACCATAACATTTTTCACATTACTTTGTCCCCTTATATTTGTTCAGAGGCTACAGTGCAGCTGGAAATAAGGAATTAATTAATCTTTGAGCACTTTGAGGCTCATAtctcattaaaataatattttgtagGAGTTGTTTTACTGGACTGCAGTGCAATGCTGCAAATGGACAggtacttttttctttttgatggtATCAAcatgatgatgaagaaatactCACTTTGCAGAACTGAGCCCTTTCTTTTTATGTTGCGATTCTTCAAACCTTTTGGAGACTCCACCACAGCGATTGCCCTCACCATTGTTCACTGCTTGATACACTTGCTCATAGTCTGTACACTAACTCATTGTAATCCAAATTCAGGATAGCAAGTTTGCTTCCCTTTAAGCAGAGAAGTGTGTGATCACTGGGTTTGTTCACTGCATTTGCTGTTACAAAGAAATCTTTGTTGCTTTCCATGCTTTGTTCATCTCTGACTAAGGCAGACACTTGACTTAGAATGTGATAGAGGTATTGTGATGTTTAATTTAAGCTGAAGAatgaaatttgtttaaaatctGTTCTGTTTTTTATAGAATTACTTCTAGTTCAAATTTGTTTGATGTTTCAGAACTTTCCAACTGAACTGTAATTTAACAGGAGCTTGAGCTAATGACTCATATTAGTAACAAAGACAAAATACTGATTCTCTTAGAAGGATAAATGAACAAAATGTATTACAatttaaagtgaaatattttgattttttggtaTTGATTTcttacaaatatttaatattttgtctTAATTTATTAAACAGATTGCCATGGCCATTGCATTTCaatttctgtaatttatttctcttcaaatGATATTTTGGTTAATAAAATATACAAAGTTGTAAGGAAACCTCAGTACTGagtattttcatttaaacaaTGCAGGACTTGACTTGTGGAGAATTCAAGATGTTCAAGCAAGAGCCAATCATAGGGTTTTTAATATCCTGAAAAGAGTGAGCTACCTAAGACACACAGTATCCGAAAGCTAAGGAAAAATTTGGTTATCTTAGCAAAAGTTGGTAAATTGTTATCACAGGTCCACTGTGGGGCCTTATTTAAGATACAAAACCTACAGCACATTGTGAATAAGTCCAACTAAGGTTTATCTTTCCCAGGTCATTTCAGCAAGAGCATTAACAGCAAGCACCATGACAGtgcaattttaatttcttcctctgttctTAACAGCAACAAAAGTTCCAGATGTCCAGTGAGACATAACTGAGGGGCTTTCCCTCAGCAGCATTAAAGACGTGCAAGTACTGGGATTTTTACTGGTTCAAACCTGTTGGTGAACACTGAGTCACAAATCCATGATCCTCGTGCTTCTGGGAATACAGTTGTGTCAGGCAGAACAGAGCACAAGTATTTAGCAAAATCCATTCCTACTGCAGTGATTTTGAAATTACTTGGACTGGGCATTACTTTCTTTCTCTTAGCCTGGTCACTGAGatccagagctgcagtgagTAGCTTTCTCCCCGTGCTGGCTGGAGTACAATGGCCTTTGTGTTATAAAATTGAAGTTTGAGAACCTGTTTGACTTATCTCTTGGGACAAGACCAGACATGGTGAGGAATGGATCATCCTTGGATCCTGAGGCATTGTGAAGGCATTCTTCATTTCAGCCCTTGCAAATGTCAAACAAGTAATTGCAAATACTTGGATAGATTTACTAGTTCAAGTAtcacattttacatttttagagAAGTTTTTCTCTAAatcctaattttaaaatatttattaaagacTCTTTTCCTCAGTATAACCCATAGGGTGAATATTCAAGAGctgaacaggaaaaataaaagaaaataaaagaaaataaaagctacttgaatttaaattcagttttagcAACAAGTCATTCAATATATTTCAAGCTAATAAGATAGTTTGTGAAGAATTAACAGATTTGTAGTAATTTCATGCATTTGCCATTCTTACTATCCTTATGCTTTCCCCATTTTTACTTCATTAATCTAAAAATATCTGAGATTTTTATAACAATTAAAGATTTGACAGACAATACCAATTAAATACAAAGCACAGTCTAACCTGGTGACCAGCAGCCATCAGGGTTGTTgctcaaaaagagaaaaatacctCAGAAAGCACTGGGGGTTTTTGGTATCAGTTTGAATCAGTTACATCTCAGTGGTGCAATAATAAGCACTAAAGTTTCTTTGTGGTATGAAGAAGAGTGGTGGAAAACTTTATTCCTGATATTAACTTATTTCTTTCTCCCATGAAAAGAGTGGCTTGTAGCAAAGCTGTTTTCCTCTAAACTATGGAAAACTAAAGATGTTTTGCTGTATAAATCAGTGCTGGTGTGTCAGACAAAAAGAGCCAACCTTAGGAGAGCAGGGAATTCttctggtttgttgttttgatgGGGGTTTTACAacctggtttgggttttttgctatgtttttgttttggagttttttttagGGCTAGATTGCCCTCCTCTGGATCAGAAGTATAATTTTACTCATTCAGTATAACATTCATGGTCTTTTATTCATTTGTGACCAAAATTATTGTTGATGTAGCTTCTTTGACATGGGTTGTACTTCTGAAACTGCACACTGACTTGTACTGAAAATGAATCCAAAACCCCTAAGACTgatgtattttgaaaaacaagatAGTGGCAGCTGCTGATCAGTGCCAGTGTGGTTGTCAGCACTCCTTGTTAAGCCTCATGTAAAAAGCGTATTTAATATATTAGCTTTTAATACTGACTTAAGCAGCAGCAGTTCAAAACTCTTCCTCTGAGGGAAGTGGTTTTGCTGTTCATTGCAGCAGAGAAATAGCTGCACCTCTGCAACCTGAACTTTCACAGACTCATCTACCAAAACAGACAAATGTATTCATGAGAGGGTTTGTGCTGGTACTTTGGCTTCCTGTGCTATCATATATCCTGTGACAGATCATCCATcacatttccttcagaaaacagaacagaGCACTTCCCTTCTAGGTTTTC is a window from the Poecile atricapillus isolate bPoeAtr1 chromosome 7, bPoeAtr1.hap1, whole genome shotgun sequence genome containing:
- the MMACHC gene encoding cyanocobalamin reductase / alkylcobalamin dealkylase isoform X3, which codes for MERRVAELRVAERLRSTLGPLGLEAHAFKVGWYNAVLQPAFHLPYPDDTLAFVVLSTPSMFDKALKPFVNKERLKIIRDPVDQCVSHHLSRVKEKFPDQRVDVMFDYEMLPSRKPKFLAQTAAHVAGAAYYYQRKDVKLDPWGKKKIFGVCIHPKYGGWFAIRGLLLFPDIQVPFLEQPAPVDCVSTEEKRIELLEQFNFHWQDGRYRDIIEVKERYSEEQKAYFATPPAERFRLLGLSQEAQRITFH
- the MMACHC gene encoding cyanocobalamin reductase / alkylcobalamin dealkylase isoform X2; its protein translation is MERRVAELRVAERLRSTLGPLGLEAHAFKLTALLPQTESWCAKQLRLKGKPWVGWYNAVLQPAFHLPYPDDTLAFVVLSTPSMFDKALKPFVNKERLKIIRDPVDQCVSHHLSRVKEKFPDQRVDVMFDYEMLPSRKPKFLAQTAAHVAGAAYYYQRKDVKLDPWGKKIFGVCIHPKYGGWFAIRGLLLFPDIQVPFLEQPAPVDCVSTEEKRIELLEQFNFHWQDGRYRDIIEVKERYSEEQKAYFATPPAERFRLLGLSQEAQRITFH
- the MMACHC gene encoding cyanocobalamin reductase / alkylcobalamin dealkylase isoform X1 is translated as MERRVAELRVAERLRSTLGPLGLEAHAFKLTALLPQTESWCAKQLRLKGKPWVGWYNAVLQPAFHLPYPDDTLAFVVLSTPSMFDKALKPFVNKERLKIIRDPVDQCVSHHLSRVKEKFPDQRVDVMFDYEMLPSRKPKFLAQTAAHVAGAAYYYQRKDVKLDPWGKKKIFGVCIHPKYGGWFAIRGLLLFPDIQVPFLEQPAPVDCVSTEEKRIELLEQFNFHWQDGRYRDIIEVKERYSEEQKAYFATPPAERFRLLGLSQEAQRITFH